In Devosia beringensis, a single window of DNA contains:
- the queA gene encoding tRNA preQ1(34) S-adenosylmethionine ribosyltransferase-isomerase QueA, with translation MLVSDFDFALPEELIALHPVEPRDSARLLLVDPANGLGDLHIPDLLRLLKTGDVLVVNDTRVLPAELRGSRVRGENRANVSFNLHKRVDAHTWRAFARPAKKLHVLDQLELGNGQADALTARVAGKGETGEVTLEFDLGGAELDEAIKAHGAMPLPPYIGLKRGLEERDKTDYQTVYAAEDGAVAAPTAGLHFTEELLQQIAAMGVRIERVTLHVGAGTFLPMKVDDTDDHVMHAEWGEIDAATVERINAARAAGGRVVAVGTTSLRLLESASRATGTLAPFSGDTDIFITPGFRFATVDALMTNFHLPKSTLFMLVSAFAGFDVMREAYAHAIANGYRFYSYGDSSLLLRAK, from the coding sequence ATGCTGGTTTCCGACTTTGATTTCGCGCTCCCCGAAGAGCTCATCGCCTTACACCCGGTCGAGCCGCGCGACAGCGCGCGCCTGCTGCTGGTTGATCCGGCCAATGGGCTGGGTGATCTGCACATTCCCGATCTGCTGCGGCTGCTCAAAACGGGTGACGTGCTGGTGGTCAATGACACCCGCGTGCTGCCTGCCGAACTGCGCGGCAGCCGCGTGCGCGGGGAAAACCGCGCCAATGTGTCGTTCAACCTGCACAAGCGGGTCGATGCCCATACCTGGCGCGCCTTTGCCCGGCCGGCCAAGAAGCTGCATGTGCTCGACCAGCTCGAACTGGGCAATGGCCAGGCCGATGCCCTGACCGCCCGCGTCGCCGGCAAGGGCGAGACGGGCGAAGTGACGCTCGAATTCGATCTGGGCGGGGCCGAACTGGACGAGGCCATCAAGGCGCATGGGGCCATGCCGTTGCCGCCCTATATCGGACTCAAGCGCGGCCTCGAGGAGCGCGACAAGACCGATTACCAGACCGTCTATGCGGCCGAGGATGGTGCCGTTGCGGCGCCGACGGCGGGGCTGCATTTCACCGAAGAATTGCTGCAGCAGATCGCCGCCATGGGCGTGCGCATCGAGCGCGTGACGCTGCATGTCGGGGCAGGGACCTTTCTGCCGATGAAGGTGGACGACACCGACGACCATGTCATGCATGCCGAATGGGGCGAGATCGACGCGGCAACGGTCGAGCGCATCAATGCCGCGCGCGCCGCGGGTGGCAGGGTGGTTGCAGTGGGCACTACCAGCCTGCGCCTGCTCGAAAGCGCCTCGCGCGCCACCGGGACGCTGGCGCCGTTCAGCGGCGACACCGACATCTTCATCACGCCGGGCTTCAGGTTTGCCACGGTCGATGCGCTGATGACCAATTTCCACCTGCCCAAATCGACGCTGTTCATGCTGGTCAGCGCCTTTGCCGGGTTCGATGTGATGCGCGAGGCCTATGCGCACGCCATCGCCAATGGCTACCGGTTCTATTCCTATGGGGATTCCTCGCTGCTGCTGCGGGCTAAGTAG
- the tgt gene encoding tRNA guanosine(34) transglycosylase Tgt, with amino-acid sequence MSTTDKQVTFTLSATDGLARRGRIDTPRGDIQTPAFMPVGTAGTVKAMYPEQVRETGADILLGNTYHLMLRPGAERVARQGGLHNFMDWQRPILTDSGGFQVMSLAQLRKLTEHGVTFKSHIDGSSHELTPERSIEIQTLLDSDIIMQLDECIKLPAERKEIERAMELSLRWADRSKTAFNNQQNRALFGIVQGGDDADLRLRSAQGLKSIGFDGYAVGGLAVGEPQEVMFRVLEDITPELPTDRPRYLMGVGKPDDILGAIGRGIDMFDCVHPTRAGRHGHVYSRFGVINLKNARHRDDHRPIDEASPNPNCRRWSRAYLHHLVKTEEILGAMILSQMNLAYYQELVQDCRAAIEAGRFTDYAAETRAAWAAGDLPVL; translated from the coding sequence ATGAGCACGACAGACAAGCAAGTCACCTTTACCCTTTCGGCCACCGATGGCCTCGCCCGTCGCGGGCGCATCGATACGCCGCGCGGCGATATCCAGACCCCCGCCTTCATGCCGGTGGGCACGGCGGGCACGGTCAAGGCCATGTATCCCGAGCAGGTGCGCGAAACCGGCGCGGATATCCTGCTGGGCAATACCTATCACCTGATGCTGCGCCCGGGCGCCGAGCGCGTCGCTCGCCAGGGCGGGCTGCACAATTTCATGGATTGGCAGCGGCCGATCCTGACCGATAGCGGCGGGTTCCAGGTGATGTCGCTGGCCCAGTTGCGCAAGCTGACCGAGCATGGCGTGACCTTCAAATCGCATATTGACGGGTCCAGTCACGAACTGACGCCCGAGCGGTCGATCGAGATCCAGACCCTGCTCGACAGCGACATCATCATGCAGCTCGACGAGTGCATCAAGCTGCCGGCCGAGCGCAAGGAAATCGAGCGCGCCATGGAGCTGTCGCTGCGCTGGGCCGACCGCTCCAAAACCGCCTTCAACAACCAGCAGAACCGCGCGCTGTTCGGCATCGTCCAGGGCGGCGACGATGCCGACCTGCGGCTGCGCTCGGCCCAGGGGCTCAAATCGATCGGCTTTGACGGCTATGCCGTCGGCGGCCTGGCCGTGGGCGAGCCGCAGGAGGTGATGTTCCGCGTGCTCGAAGACATCACGCCGGAGCTGCCGACCGATCGGCCGCGCTATCTGATGGGTGTGGGCAAGCCCGACGACATTCTGGGCGCCATCGGAAGGGGCATCGACATGTTCGACTGCGTGCATCCCACCCGTGCCGGCCGGCATGGCCATGTCTATAGCCGCTTCGGCGTCATCAACCTCAAGAATGCCCGGCACAGGGATGACCACCGGCCGATCGACGAGGCCTCGCCCAACCCCAATTGCCGGCGCTGGAGCCGCGCCTATCTGCACCACCTTGTTAAGACAGAAGAGATTTTGGGCGCGATGATCCTTTCCCAGATGAACCTGGCCTATTATCAAGAGCTGGTACAGGACTGCCGGGCCGCCATCGAGGCGGGCCGCTTTACCGATTATGCGGCAGAGACGCGCGCGGCATGGGCCGCCGGCGACCTGCCGGTTCTCTGA
- the pgi gene encoding glucose-6-phosphate isomerase, whose product MAKAGRKASFSSLDKHRKRLEDQPMRVQFAVDPNRFKRYSASGAGMLLDYSKNRIDEDAMAALFDLARAAGVEERRDQMCEGVHINLTEDRAVMHMALRYQGDKPVEVDGKDVMPDIRAVLAAIESYSNEIRNGTIRGHGGAQFTDVVNIGIGGSDLGPAMVTLALEPYTRADLRAHYVSNVDGAHIHDVLKRLDPKTTLFIIASKTFTTDETMTNAGTARDWIADTLGEEAVPNHFAAVSTNIPACAKFGIREDRIFGFWDWVGGRYSVWSAIGLPIAIAVGYDNFAKFLAGADAMDRHFLSAPLEENLPVIMAMLGVWYRNVWGFSTHAVLPYDQRMSRFAAYLQQQDMESNGKSVTLAGKPVGWSTGPIVWGEPGTNGQHAFYQLIHQGTDVIPCDFLIAAKPHESLPPHHDKLVANVLAQSEALMLGKTQEEVVAELKAQGMSKAQIKDLTPHKVFSGNRPSNTLFYEQLTPEMLGSLVALYEHKVFTQGVIWNVNSYDQWGVELGKQLAKALLPKVEGRQSGEGHDSSTQGLLAYYQANKA is encoded by the coding sequence ATGGCTAAAGCTGGACGCAAGGCGAGTTTCTCGAGCCTGGACAAGCATCGCAAGCGGCTAGAAGACCAGCCCATGCGCGTGCAGTTTGCCGTCGATCCGAACCGTTTCAAGCGCTATTCGGCGAGCGGCGCCGGCATGCTGCTGGACTATTCCAAGAACCGTATCGACGAAGACGCCATGGCCGCCCTGTTCGACCTGGCGCGCGCCGCCGGGGTCGAGGAGCGGCGCGACCAGATGTGCGAGGGCGTGCATATCAACCTGACCGAAGACCGGGCCGTGATGCACATGGCGCTGCGCTACCAGGGCGACAAGCCGGTGGAAGTCGACGGCAAGGATGTCATGCCCGATATCCGCGCCGTGCTCGCCGCCATCGAGAGCTACAGCAACGAGATCCGCAATGGCACCATTCGCGGCCATGGCGGTGCCCAGTTCACCGATGTGGTCAATATCGGCATTGGCGGCTCGGACCTCGGGCCAGCCATGGTGACGCTGGCGCTCGAGCCCTATACCCGCGCCGACCTGCGCGCGCACTACGTCTCCAATGTCGACGGCGCCCATATCCACGACGTGCTCAAGCGCCTCGACCCCAAGACGACGCTGTTCATCATCGCGTCCAAGACCTTCACCACCGACGAGACCATGACCAATGCCGGCACGGCGCGGGACTGGATCGCCGATACGCTGGGCGAAGAGGCAGTGCCCAACCACTTCGCCGCCGTCTCCACCAATATTCCGGCCTGTGCCAAGTTCGGCATTCGCGAAGACCGCATCTTCGGCTTCTGGGACTGGGTCGGCGGGCGCTATTCGGTATGGTCGGCCATCGGCCTGCCGATCGCCATCGCCGTCGGCTATGACAATTTCGCCAAGTTCCTGGCGGGTGCCGATGCCATGGACCGGCATTTTCTCTCCGCCCCGCTGGAAGAAAACCTGCCGGTGATCATGGCCATGCTGGGCGTCTGGTATCGCAATGTCTGGGGCTTTTCGACCCATGCCGTGCTGCCCTATGACCAGCGCATGAGCCGTTTTGCCGCCTATCTGCAGCAGCAGGACATGGAGAGCAATGGCAAGTCGGTGACGCTGGCGGGCAAGCCCGTCGGCTGGTCGACCGGGCCGATCGTCTGGGGCGAGCCGGGCACCAATGGCCAGCACGCCTTCTACCAGCTGATTCACCAGGGCACCGACGTTATCCCCTGCGATTTCCTGATTGCCGCCAAGCCGCATGAAAGCCTGCCGCCGCACCACGACAAGCTGGTGGCCAATGTGCTGGCGCAGTCCGAAGCGCTGATGCTGGGCAAGACGCAAGAAGAGGTCGTCGCCGAACTCAAGGCGCAAGGCATGAGCAAGGCGCAGATCAAGGACCTGACGCCGCACAAGGTGTTCAGCGGCAACCGCCCGTCCAATACGCTGTTCTACGAGCAGCTGACCCCGGAAATGCTGGGTTCGCTGGTAGCGCTCTATGAGCACAAGGTGTTCACCCAGGGCGTGATCTGGAACGTCAATTCCTATGACCAGTGGGGCGTCGAGCTGGGCAAGCAGCTGGCCAAGGCGCTGCTGCCCAAGGTAGAAGGCCGCCAGAGCGGGGAGGGGCATGACAGCTCGACCCAGGGCCTGCTGGCCTATTATCAAGCCAACAAGGCCTAG
- the map gene encoding type I methionyl aminopeptidase → MTITTEEQLEKLKAIGRICATTRDAMAAAMRPGMTTLELDEIGAKLLAEHGALSAPVITYNFPGATCISVNEEIAHGIPGDRVLRDGDLVNIDVSAAKDGVFADCGASFVLGEGDPRVVKLCRDGKKAMWAGINAVKAGAPLADIGDAIGKFAKKGGYSLIRNLASHGVGDSLHDEPGEIATWPDRSERRRMTDGLVFTIEPFLSLGGRMADQKSADDEWTLVSRPSAPCVQYEHTVVATPRGAVVITLAA, encoded by the coding sequence TTGACCATTACCACCGAAGAACAGCTCGAAAAGCTCAAGGCCATCGGCCGCATCTGCGCCACCACCCGGGACGCCATGGCCGCGGCCATGCGGCCGGGCATGACGACGCTGGAGCTCGACGAGATCGGGGCCAAACTGCTGGCCGAGCATGGGGCGCTGTCGGCGCCGGTGATCACCTATAATTTTCCGGGTGCCACCTGCATCTCGGTCAATGAGGAGATCGCCCATGGCATTCCGGGTGACCGGGTGCTGCGCGACGGGGACCTGGTCAATATCGACGTGTCGGCGGCCAAGGATGGGGTGTTTGCCGATTGCGGCGCCTCCTTCGTGCTGGGCGAGGGCGATCCGCGCGTGGTCAAGCTGTGTCGCGACGGCAAGAAGGCGATGTGGGCGGGCATCAATGCGGTCAAGGCCGGCGCACCGCTGGCCGATATTGGCGACGCCATCGGCAAATTCGCCAAGAAGGGCGGCTATAGCCTGATCCGGAACCTGGCTAGCCATGGCGTGGGCGACAGCCTGCATGACGAGCCTGGCGAGATCGCCACGTGGCCGGACCGCTCGGAACGCCGCCGCATGACCGACGGGCTGGTGTTCACCATCGAACCCTTCCTGTCACTGGGCGGGCGGATGGCGGACCAGAAATCGGCCGATGACGAATGGACGCTGGTGAGCCGACCCTCGGCGCCCTGCGTGCAGTATGAGCATACCGTGGTGGCGACGCCGCGCGGCGCCGTGGTTATCACCCTGGCGGCCTAG
- the glmU gene encoding bifunctional UDP-N-acetylglucosamine diphosphorylase/glucosamine-1-phosphate N-acetyltransferase GlmU — protein sequence MTELLSIILAAGEGTRMRSSTPKVLHPVGGLPIIGHVTRAARDAGSSRIALVTGPRHAAIRQAVTAMQPDVVHFEQAEAKGTGHAAAMARELFTDAEGYIAVVYGDHPRLRGENFRVVLDRLDAGLDVAILGFEPKDPTGYGRFITDGETLLAIREHKDASEEERRIRLCNACILAFRAEVFRDLIDRIENDNVQSEYYITDLVGLANKAGKKVGFGIAPEDDVMGVNDRSQLARAEGLFQDVRREDFMKAGVTLKDPKSVWFSYDTEIAQDVTIEPNVVFGPGVKIESGAVIHAFSHIEGAHVGSNASVGPFARLRPGANLGADVKVGNFVEIKQAEIGAGAKISHLSYIGDASIGAEVNIGAGVITVNYDGYNKQRTIVGDNAFIGSNSALVAPVTVGEGALVGSGSVITEDVEADALALGRGRQINKPGRAKAIFAEAQAKKLSKKGL from the coding sequence ATGACGGAACTTTTGTCGATCATCCTGGCTGCCGGCGAAGGCACCCGCATGCGCTCCAGCACGCCCAAGGTGCTGCATCCGGTGGGCGGGCTGCCGATCATCGGCCACGTGACGCGGGCCGCGCGCGACGCGGGATCGAGCCGCATCGCACTGGTCACCGGCCCGCGGCATGCGGCGATCCGCCAGGCGGTGACCGCGATGCAGCCCGATGTGGTGCATTTCGAGCAGGCCGAGGCCAAGGGGACCGGCCACGCCGCCGCCATGGCGCGGGAGCTGTTTACCGATGCCGAGGGCTATATTGCGGTGGTCTATGGCGATCACCCACGCCTGCGGGGCGAGAACTTCCGCGTCGTGCTCGACCGGCTTGATGCCGGCCTGGATGTCGCCATTCTCGGTTTCGAGCCGAAGGATCCGACCGGCTATGGCCGCTTCATCACCGATGGCGAAACCCTGCTGGCGATCCGCGAGCACAAGGATGCCAGCGAAGAAGAGCGGCGCATCCGGCTGTGCAATGCCTGCATCCTGGCGTTCCGGGCCGAGGTCTTTCGCGACCTGATCGACCGGATCGAAAACGACAATGTGCAGAGCGAATATTACATTACCGACCTTGTCGGGCTGGCGAACAAGGCGGGCAAGAAGGTCGGCTTCGGCATTGCGCCTGAAGATGATGTGATGGGCGTCAATGACCGCAGCCAGCTGGCGCGGGCCGAGGGCCTGTTCCAGGATGTGCGGCGGGAAGACTTCATGAAGGCCGGCGTCACCCTCAAGGACCCCAAGAGCGTGTGGTTCTCCTACGATACCGAGATTGCCCAGGACGTGACCATCGAGCCCAATGTGGTGTTCGGCCCCGGGGTGAAGATCGAGAGCGGCGCGGTGATCCATGCTTTCAGCCATATCGAAGGCGCCCATGTCGGGTCCAATGCGTCGGTCGGTCCTTTTGCCCGGCTGCGGCCGGGCGCCAATCTGGGCGCGGACGTCAAGGTGGGCAATTTCGTCGAGATCAAGCAAGCCGAGATCGGTGCCGGCGCCAAGATCAGCCATCTCAGCTATATCGGCGACGCCAGTATCGGCGCCGAGGTCAATATCGGCGCTGGGGTGATCACTGTGAACTATGACGGCTACAACAAGCAACGCACCATTGTTGGCGACAATGCCTTTATCGGCTCGAACTCCGCACTGGTGGCGCCGGTCACGGTGGGCGAGGGGGCGCTGGTGGGCAGTGGTAGTGTGATCACCGAAGATGTAGAAGCAGATGCTCTGGCGCTTGGTCGCGGCCGCCAGATCAACAAGCCGGGACGGGCCAAGGCGATCTTTGCCGAAGCCCAGGCGAAAAAACTCAGCAAGAAGGGCCTCTAG
- the glmS gene encoding glutamine--fructose-6-phosphate transaminase (isomerizing) codes for MVGIVGIVGGEPVAGRLVDALKRLEYRGYDSAGVATLVGGSIDRRRAEGKLGNLAQKLAFEPLSGQIGIGHTRWATHGAPTEQNAHPHATDRVAVVHNGIIENYRDMLADLAKDGYLPTTQTDTEAVALWTTRELAKGADPELAVARTLKVLRGAFALAFMFRGEEGLLIAARHGAPLAIGYGATEMYLGSDAMALAPFTARLSYLEDGDWAVITPRGVTIRDGKDAIVQREQQISQTSALMVDKGNHRHFMAKEIYEQPETIGHTLSHYVDMGAERVAIRENLPFNFADLTRLTISACGTAFLAGAVAKYWFERYARLPVDIDVASEFRYREPPLEKGGLSLFISQSGETADTLAALRYCASQGQHVAALVNTVESTIARESDVVFPILCGPEIGVASTKALTAQLTALASLAIAAGRARGVLSAEQETELVRALISLPTAVSEALGTEDQIKDIAKGLSKAKDVLYLGRGPMFPIAMEGALKLKEISYIHAEGYAAGELKHGPIALVDEAMPVIVVAPSDELVDKTLSNMQEVAARGGKIILITDPEGAKTVGHGVADIILIPHVSSFVAPILATIPVQLLAYHTAVFMGTDVDQPRNLAKSVTVE; via the coding sequence ATTGTCGGGATTGTCGGGATTGTCGGCGGCGAACCAGTCGCCGGCCGTCTAGTGGACGCGCTCAAGCGCCTCGAATATCGCGGCTATGACAGCGCCGGCGTCGCCACGCTGGTGGGCGGCAGCATCGACCGCCGCCGCGCCGAGGGCAAGCTGGGCAATCTGGCGCAGAAGCTGGCCTTCGAGCCGCTGAGTGGGCAGATCGGCATTGGCCACACGCGCTGGGCCACGCATGGCGCGCCGACCGAGCAGAATGCCCATCCGCATGCCACCGACCGCGTCGCCGTGGTGCATAATGGCATTATCGAAAACTATCGCGACATGCTGGCCGACCTGGCCAAGGACGGCTATCTGCCGACCACCCAGACCGATACCGAGGCGGTGGCGCTCTGGACCACGCGCGAGCTGGCCAAGGGCGCCGACCCCGAACTGGCCGTGGCCCGCACGCTCAAGGTGCTGCGCGGCGCCTTTGCGCTGGCCTTCATGTTCCGCGGCGAGGAGGGCCTGCTGATCGCGGCCCGGCACGGCGCGCCGCTGGCCATCGGCTATGGCGCAACGGAAATGTATCTGGGGTCGGACGCCATGGCGCTGGCGCCGTTCACGGCCCGGCTGAGCTATCTCGAAGACGGCGACTGGGCGGTCATCACGCCCCGGGGCGTGACCATCCGCGACGGCAAGGACGCCATCGTGCAGCGCGAGCAGCAGATTTCCCAGACCTCGGCGCTGATGGTGGACAAGGGTAATCACCGCCATTTCATGGCCAAGGAAATCTACGAGCAGCCCGAGACTATCGGCCATACGCTCAGCCACTATGTCGATATGGGCGCCGAACGCGTCGCCATCCGCGAAAACCTGCCGTTCAACTTTGCCGACTTGACCCGGTTGACCATCAGCGCCTGTGGCACGGCTTTTCTGGCCGGCGCCGTGGCCAAGTACTGGTTCGAGCGCTATGCGCGGCTGCCGGTGGATATCGATGTGGCATCCGAATTCCGCTATCGCGAGCCACCGCTGGAAAAGGGCGGGCTGTCGCTGTTTATCTCCCAGTCCGGCGAGACGGCCGATACGCTGGCGGCTTTGCGCTATTGCGCCAGCCAGGGCCAGCATGTGGCCGCGCTGGTCAATACGGTGGAATCGACCATTGCGCGCGAATCCGACGTAGTGTTCCCGATCCTGTGCGGCCCGGAAATCGGCGTTGCCTCGACCAAGGCGCTGACGGCGCAGCTGACGGCGCTGGCGAGCCTTGCCATCGCCGCCGGACGCGCGCGTGGCGTGCTGAGCGCCGAGCAGGAGACCGAGCTGGTGCGGGCGCTGATCAGCCTGCCGACGGCGGTGTCCGAGGCGCTGGGCACCGAGGACCAGATCAAGGACATCGCGAAGGGGCTGAGCAAGGCCAAGGACGTGCTCTATCTCGGGCGTGGCCCGATGTTCCCCATCGCCATGGAAGGCGCGCTCAAGCTCAAGGAAATCAGCTACATCCACGCTGAAGGTTATGCAGCGGGTGAACTCAAGCATGGCCCCATCGCCCTGGTGGATGAAGCCATGCCGGTCATCGTGGTGGCGCCCTCGGACGAGCTGGTCGACAAGACGCTGTCCAACATGCAGGAAGTGGCGGCGCGGGGCGGCAAGATCATCCTGATCACCGACCCCGAGGGCGCCAAGACGGTGGGCCATGGCGTCGCCGACATCATCCTGATCCCGCATGTCTCGAGCTTCGTGGCGCCGATCCTGGCCACCATCCCCGTGCAATTGCTGGCCTATCACACGGCGGTGTTCATGGGCACGGATGTGGACCAGCCGCGCAATCTGGCGAAATCGGTGACGGTGGAGTAG
- the recG gene encoding ATP-dependent DNA helicase RecG, translated as MSRPESLSPLFASLHSIKGVGDKLAALLTRFFGAPDGQEAIALDILMHMPSGVVDRRRQVGIAEAYLNQIVTLLIHIDRHQPPPHGKPHVPHRVFAHDETGDVQLVFFRAQGGWVEKALPVGEQRYVSGTLGFFKGEKQITHPDYIVEPDKFASLPLVEPVYPLTQGLSSKALAKLVRQVVDSLPAIPEWIDTATMGQRKWPSFADAMRMVHLPANPDEAQLWAPARQRLAYDEYFAGQLTLQLIRSTMVADRGISRTFTGDVTLKVSSLLPFSLTEGQLAAIGEIRADLASPNRMSRLLQGDVGAGKTVVALMAMAAMVESGVQSALMAPTELLAAQHFKTLKPLCDLAGLGCELLTGKMGAAERRAKLAGIADGSTDIVVGTHALFQSGVEFHNLGLTVVDEQHRFGVHQRLALSDKGRHTDLLVMTATPIPRTLVLTHFGDMDVSILREKPKGRQPIDTAVLSIGDYDRVVSRLQARLDDGAQAFWVCPLVEESEHLDVMAAEDRFAELQKVFGDQVALVHGRMSAAAKQDVMTRFSANEIKLLVATTVIEVGVDVPNASIMIIEHAERFGLAQLHQLRGRVGRGSTRSSCLLLYKGNLSETAKARLDTIKSTEDGFVIAERDLELRGQGDVLGTRQSGMPGYRLAVPDVHRHLLDYAHDDAKALLTADPALTGPAGQAARTALYLFRKELAIPLIRAG; from the coding sequence GTGTCGCGTCCAGAAAGCCTCTCACCACTGTTTGCCTCGCTGCACTCGATCAAGGGTGTCGGCGACAAGCTGGCTGCGCTGCTGACGCGGTTCTTCGGCGCGCCCGATGGCCAGGAGGCCATTGCCCTCGATATCCTGATGCACATGCCTTCGGGCGTGGTGGACCGGCGCCGCCAGGTCGGCATCGCCGAGGCCTATCTCAACCAGATCGTCACCCTGCTGATCCATATCGACCGGCACCAGCCGCCGCCGCACGGCAAGCCGCATGTGCCGCACCGGGTCTTTGCCCATGACGAGACCGGCGACGTGCAATTGGTTTTCTTTCGCGCCCAGGGCGGTTGGGTGGAGAAGGCCCTGCCCGTGGGCGAGCAGCGCTATGTCTCGGGCACGCTGGGTTTCTTCAAAGGCGAAAAGCAGATCACCCATCCCGACTACATCGTCGAGCCCGACAAGTTTGCCAGCCTGCCCCTGGTCGAGCCGGTCTATCCGCTGACGCAGGGCCTGAGTTCGAAGGCGTTGGCCAAGCTGGTGCGCCAGGTGGTCGACAGCCTGCCCGCTATCCCCGAATGGATCGATACTGCTACAATGGGGCAGCGCAAATGGCCCAGTTTTGCCGATGCCATGCGCATGGTGCACCTGCCGGCCAATCCGGATGAGGCCCAGCTCTGGGCGCCTGCCCGCCAGCGCCTTGCCTATGATGAGTATTTTGCCGGTCAGCTGACCCTGCAGCTGATCCGCTCGACCATGGTCGCCGACCGCGGCATCAGTCGCACTTTCACCGGTGACGTGACACTCAAGGTGAGCAGTCTGTTACCCTTTTCCCTCACCGAGGGGCAGTTGGCGGCGATTGGTGAAATCCGCGCTGACCTCGCCTCGCCCAACCGCATGTCGCGCCTGCTGCAGGGCGATGTCGGCGCCGGCAAGACCGTGGTGGCGCTGATGGCCATGGCTGCCATGGTTGAGAGTGGCGTCCAGTCGGCGCTGATGGCGCCCACCGAACTGCTCGCCGCCCAGCACTTCAAGACGTTGAAGCCCTTGTGTGATTTGGCGGGTCTTGGCTGCGAACTGCTCACCGGCAAGATGGGTGCCGCCGAGCGCCGCGCCAAGCTGGCCGGCATTGCCGATGGCAGCACCGACATCGTGGTCGGCACCCATGCGCTGTTCCAGTCCGGCGTGGAGTTCCACAATCTGGGCCTCACCGTCGTCGACGAGCAGCACCGCTTCGGCGTGCACCAACGCCTCGCCCTTTCCGACAAGGGCAGGCATACCGACCTGCTGGTCATGACCGCCACGCCGATCCCGCGCACCCTGGTGCTCACGCACTTTGGCGACATGGATGTCAGCATCCTGCGCGAAAAGCCAAAGGGCCGCCAACCCATTGATACGGCAGTGTTATCCATCGGCGACTATGATCGCGTCGTCAGCCGTCTGCAGGCCCGTCTCGACGATGGGGCCCAAGCCTTCTGGGTCTGCCCGCTGGTCGAGGAAAGCGAGCATCTTGACGTCATGGCCGCCGAGGACCGCTTCGCCGAACTGCAAAAGGTCTTCGGCGACCAGGTCGCCCTGGTGCATGGCCGCATGAGCGCCGCCGCCAAGCAGGACGTCATGACTCGCTTTTCCGCCAATGAAATCAAGCTTCTGGTCGCCACCACCGTCATCGAGGTGGGCGTCGACGTGCCCAATGCCTCGATCATGATCATCGAGCATGCCGAGCGCTTTGGCCTCGCCCAACTGCACCAGTTGCGCGGCCGCGTCGGCCGCGGCTCGACCCGCTCGTCGTGTCTGCTGCTCTACAAGGGCAATCTCAGCGAAACCGCCAAGGCCCGACTGGACACCATCAAGTCCACCGAGGATGGCTTCGTCATCGCCGAGCGCGATCTCGAGCTGCGCGGCCAGGGCGACGTGCTCGGCACCCGCCAGTCCGGCATGCCCGGCTATCGCCTCGCCGTGCCCGACGTACACCGCCATCTCCTCGACTACGCCCATGACGACGCCAAGGCGCTGTTAACCGCCGATCCGGCACTGACCGGCCCGGCAGGCCAGGCCGCCCGCACGGCGCTCTATCTCTTCCGCAAGGAGCTGGCGATCCCGCTGATCAGGGCGGGGTAG
- a CDS encoding FAD assembly factor SdhE, whose translation MTAGEDIAMRRKKLRYRAWHRGTKEMDLILGPYADAHTEALDTAGLDRLEALMSEEDPPLLTWVMGQVTPPDHIDLEFLADVIADHHARLAK comes from the coding sequence ATGACTGCCGGTGAAGATATTGCCATGCGCCGCAAGAAGCTGCGCTACCGTGCCTGGCACCGCGGAACCAAGGAGATGGACCTCATCCTGGGGCCCTATGCCGATGCCCATACCGAGGCGCTCGACACGGCCGGCCTCGACCGGCTCGAGGCGCTGATGAGCGAGGAAGATCCGCCCCTGCTCACCTGGGTGATGGGGCAGGTGACGCCGCCAGACCATATCGATCTCGAGTTTCTGGCCGACGTAATAGCCGACCATCACGCCCGGCTGGCCAAATGA